The Triticum aestivum cultivar Chinese Spring chromosome 4B, IWGSC CS RefSeq v2.1, whole genome shotgun sequence sequence gaaatcatcaccatcgtcatcaccaacgatcctctcatcaggagggggtcaatctccatcaacatcttcaccagcaccatctcctctcaaaccttagttcaactcttgtatccaatctttgtaccaaaacctcagattggtacctgtgggttgctagtagtgttgattactccttgtagttgatgctagttggttattTGGtggagatcatatgttcagatccttaatgcatatcaatactcctctaattatgaacatgaatatgattcgtgagtagtacgtttgttcctgaggacatgggagaagtcttgctataagtagtcatgtgaatttggtatttgttcaatattttgataagatgtatgttatctatcctctagtggtgttatgtgaacgtcgactacatgacacttcactattgtttgggcctagaggaaggcattgggaagtaataagtagatgatgggttgctagagtgacagaagcttaaaccctactttatgtgttgcttcgtaagggactgatttgaatccatatgtttcatgttatggttaggtttaccttaatacttcttttgtagttgcagatgcttgcaatacgggttaatcataagtgggatgcttgtccaagaaagggcagtacccaagcaccggtccacccacatatcaaattatcaaagtaacgaacgcgaatcatatgagcgtgattaaaactagcttgacgataattcccatgtgtcctcgggagcgcttttctcatataagaacttgtccaggcttgttctttgctacaaaaaggattgggccaccttgctgcaccttatttctttcattgcttgttacccgttacaaattatcttatcacaaaactatttgttacctacaatttcagcgcttgcagagaataccttattgaaaaccgcttgtcatttccttctgctcttcgttgggttcgacactcttacttatcgaaaggactatgatagatcccctacacttgtgggtcatcagtcacaACCTGGgctctccccctcccccacccatcCACCCATGTTTTTTCCCTGGTATATCCCCTAGTATTTAGCCCATGTGTCAAGTAGAAGAGGCCCAAAATGCATTTTGTTTGCCCCCCCCCCAGCCCATTGCCCCCCCCCTAgcccattgcccccccccccccccccccccccgcccattgCCCCCCTATAGATCAGCCCAACACTGACGGTGAGCACACACACTCCCCATATGTAGCCCATACTCTCATGGCGATTGTGGTTGTGGCATACAATCAAAGGTTATTATTTTAAGCCGACGGAGATATCACAAAGTCGGTTGTGTTGTTAGTCGGTTGGACTAAGATGTAAGCGTAGATCTGACAATAGTCGACGGGTAACGAACATGTTGTTACCGAGGGCAGAGGCAGGGAACTAGAACGAGCCATGGCTTCCTCCATGATCCCACATTTTGCACATATGTGCTTGTTTTATGCACCTAATCTCTCATATCTTGAAAAAAACATTTATTAGTATTTTTTAACAGATTTATTACTACAATATGGCCCATGTTATGAAAAGTTTGACTCATTTCCCTTCCTCCTTCAATCTTCGATTCTTGACTCCACCACTGGTTGCAAGCTTGCATCATTTCTAAACTTGGTCACAATAGCAACATGCCAACATCTCTTTTCAAAATAAGAAGTTAGGCATTAGTTATTTAGTGTCTTGAGTTTGAACAAAGACGAAAGCTGGTTGTGTGTACCATGGAGCCATATATCCGAAATTAGACATCATGTCATTCACGCCTTACCATGTACGTATTGTCACGAGATGAGCCCACTCTTGCTAATTCACAACATTATATGTGAAATTTACTCTTAATTTTATGAATAAGTCCAAACACTCACAGAAAAAAAAGTCCAGGCATACTGCCGCTCCTCGTGCTTTATTTTCCAGGGCATATGAGTTGCCTGACCTGACATCACCAGTGGCTTGGCGAAGTTGACCCCGCAGCTTTTTATTAGCTCCTCTGACCCCACATACTCCAAAGTCTGGCAGCACGGGTTTGGAGTCCTAGCGCCGCCACTGGACATCACTGCCTCTGTCCAGGCTCGGGCCTCACTTTTCCATATGCATCCTAGTCTGAAAAACGAAATGAGTGTTTTACACAAAAAAAGGAACAAAATACTGTATTGTTTTATCTTCAAAATAAATACATTTAATACTAAACACTTTATTGTTTTGATCAAGTTTCTAAAATAAACTATCAATATTtaagatactactccctccgttcctaaatatttgaaatttcgtatgtagttcatattgaaatctcttaaAAAAcacatatttaggaacggagggagtagatgagtaAAAAATGTAAACGTATACTTCATGCTAAATCCTTTGTGTTGTGAATATTGATATTCTTTTTTTTAAACGTGGTAAAAAAATGTAAACGTATACTTCATGCTGAATCTTTTGTGTTGTATGTTGCCATTCTTTTTCTTTAAACGTGGTCAAaggtaggatcatttgatttttagaAAAATGAACTATGCACTACATTTCGGTGCTTGGAGTTTTGAGATCAGCATTTCGCAAAGTGCGGCCCGAAACCCGCCCGGGCTGGTCCGCGCTATGGCCAGCTGGTTTGCTCGTGCCGTCACCCGCCACCCGCCACCCACGGCAAGAGAGAGACAGCCAAGGGAGACCGCGCGCCCGGTGCGAGGAGCTGCTAGCGCTAGGTGAGGTGACACACAGCGAACGGATCAAAGTTGACGGTTTGCCTtgtcgactactactactactactccactccAGTACGCATGCAGGTCTCGCCTTGCCGGCACGAGTGTGTTGATTCTCCTCTCCACAGGCGCAGATCAAAGTTGAACTGACGACGCAGTACGTACTAGCCCTAGCCCGTTCAAAGAGTTACGGCACTGACCAACTCTTCCGTCCGTCATCAACTCATCATCCATGCATACGTGCATGCATGCCATCCTTGAACCAGTCGCCATCGCCACGCCTATATATGGACGCACGTACGTACACAGCCCACCGCAACCCACCACAACGAGCAAGCAAGCAAGCCATCTATCCCACCGCCTCCACAGCCCACACCACTCTCACACGCACAAGCACACACGATCGAACCTCCTACCACCATGGTGACATTCACGGCGCGCCGGGGCGAGCCGGAGCTGGTGCGCCCGGCGAGGCCGACGCCGACCGAGACCAAGGCGCTCTCCGACCTCGACGACCAGTGGACGCTGCGCTTCTACGAGTCCATCGTCGGCTTCTTCCGGGCCCCGCCGGGCGAGGCGCCCAGGCCGGGCAAGGTGGCCAGGGGCATCAAGGCGGCCGTGGCGGCGGCACTGGTGTACTACTACCCGATGGCCGGCCGCCTGCGGAAGCTCCCCGGCGGGAACAGGCTTGCGGTGGACTGCACGGGGGAGGGGGTGGCCTTCGTGGAGGCCTCCGCCGACGTGCGGCTCCAGGACCTCGGCCAGCCGCTGGTGCCGCCGTACCCGTGCGTCGAGGAGTTCCTGGGAGATTGCGGCGACACGAGGGATGTCATTGGCAAGCCTTTGCTCTTCCTGCAGGTAATATCATCTTTCCTAATTAGTTGTAGTATTTCATTATGTGGCTTATGGGTGGTGGTATGTTTATTTTCTACTCCCTTCGtgtttatttactccgcatattagtgttgactgaagtcaaacttactaaaatttaaccaagtttatagaaaaaaatagaAATATTTACCATAATAAATCTatatgaagtggaagttcattcaataataaatctaatggtatgatttgttattgtatatgttaatatttttgtctataaacatTGTCAAAATATATAAAGCTTAACTTTGACCAaacctaatatgcggagtaaaaaaaACGAAGGGAATACATACATAGTGTTTTTTTTGCAGGTTACACAGTGTATTTATTACTATGAGTGACGGTTTGAGCACCTTATCAATATCGAAATTCTTCTATCTTTTGCGGGGTTGATATCAATATTGGagcaaaataaaaaagaaatgGAGAAAAGAGGGTTGCATCACATAATGAAATTGTTAGCGTTCAATTTTCATggtgaaagaatagttgttatatTACTAAAGTTTTGTCCATCAAATGTTACCAAATTTCATATGTCGGTTTTATGTTTTCTCAGTAAATTGAATTAGAACCAAAATTATTTAATGTACTCCAAATATTCATTCTAGTTGAATTATTACTTATCACTAGCCTAAATTAAATTTTTGTTGACGCTTGAATATGATGTCATCAGATACAACTGAGTGTATTAATATGAATATAAAAAAAAGTGTATGCATATACCCACGCATACTAGTCAtattagttattttcattgctcgTTTGAATTCCATAAATTTTGCTAAGTAGCATGTCATCATTTATAACCTAACCATAATAATGTGTTATGCAGGTGACACAACTAAAATGTGGAGGATTTGTTATTGGGCTTCACATGTGTCATTGCATTGCCGATGGTTTTGGTATTCTTCAATTTATCAAAACTATAGCCGATTTTGGATGTGGTGAACTTATCCCAACCACTTTGCCCGTGTGGAAAAGAGATATCTTTACAGCACGCATGCCACCATCCATTGCACATGTTTACCCGGCATATAAATCATTTCTCCATGGGTTAGAGTGCACAGGAGACGACGTAATGCTATCAACTCCGCCGGAATGCATGGAAGTGCAATATTTATTCTTTGGGCCAAATGAGATAGAAATTTTGAGAAGCCACGTCCCAGAACACCTCTCCAAATCTACTACAACATTTGAGTTGATTACAGCTGTCATGTGGCGGTGCCGCACATTGGCACTGGGCTATGAATCTACTCAAAAAGTTCGTGTCATGTTTACATTAAACACACGTGGGAGAAGCATTAATGGTGAAAGCGCCGTCCCACGTGGTTACTATGGAAATGCACATTTCTCTCCTATGGTTGAGGTCACTGTCGAGGAGTTGGCTGCAAAGCCGCTTGGACATATACTTGAGCTCATGCGTCAAGTCAAGTTGGACACCACAAAGGATCGCATGAAGTCAATGGTGGATTTGATGGCATTATGGCGAGAGCGGTCACCATTTGGTATGGATAGAACATATGAGGTTAGCGACACAAAGTGGGTTGGAGGCAATGCACTGCAATTTGGGAAAGCCGAGCTGGTTGCTGCTGGCACACCACATGCTGGAGATTTCACTTCAAAGCTGATAAGCTATCATACCAAGTGTAAGAATAAAGATGGTGAAGACTCAACCGTGGTATCAATCCTACTTCCAAAACCAGCAATGGAGAAGTTCACAATGGAGATGGCATTTTGGCTGAAGAAGTAAAATGAAAATAGCATAACAAGTCCATTTGTTGCATGTATATGCTATTTACTTCATTTAGTATTAAGGTCCAAACACCAACCATAGTTGGTTATGTGCTACCATGGAAGTCGTGGTGTATTATTTGAATGCTTGTATCTTTACTTATGTTTTTCCCATTTAGTAAGCAAATATAAATAATAATTTCTCCCTTTGAAATACATATTGAGGATTCACATGCCATTTTTTGTTAGTCGACTAACTCTATTCATGTGAGGAGAAGTTGATGAACCATATCTAATACATCAAAGAGTTGTGAGTCTGAACTTGCTTGTGTTATGTGTTTCCACAAAACCTGAGTCAAGGTGACGTTCACTCCCTTGGTTTTTTTGGTTGTTAGTCCAACAAACCACCGATCAAACATCAATATGGACTTACAATTAAATGTCTATCATCTTTTCTGGTGGTCATTCTAAGTATGCCTGCCTCAGTAAACATTGCCAAATGAATGTTGAGTATGCTTCTATACTGATCAAACATGAATTATATAGTACGCCGAATGAACTGTGAATTGCCCGTCTTTGGTGAAGTTCCACACGAAATAATCGTCCGTGTCCGGGCCCCCAATGGTGATCTGCTGCGTGTTCCTCCGAAAAGGGCAAGAATGGGCGGGCATGGATCTTCATCTTCGGTGAAACAACATAAGAGCTGGATGGCCATGTTGGACACTTCGGCCCCGGGAAAGGCAAAGATTCATATGTGGCGTTTGCTCCGCAATGGCTTAGCTGTTGAACACGAACTACAACACAGAAGAATCAAGGCGGGAGTTTTTTGCACGGCATGTTGGAGGAATGGCAACAAGTTCATGCAAAACCCATTACTGAGCGTACGCCTCTGATGAGAGCTAGGTGGGAACCGCCGGAGGAGGGCTGGTTTAAAGCAAACGCAGATGGAGCCTTCTCCAAAGGGCGCGGAAAGGGAGGAGCAGGTGTGGTCCTCAGAGATCATAACGGGGGTTTTGTGGCTGTTGCAGGACTTTTTGTCGATCATGCGTCGAGCGCTGagcaggcggaggtggtggcatgTCGACGAGGCATCCAACTAGCTCGCGAAGCAAATGTGCAAAATCTTCATGTCGAGCTGGACAATCTGGTGTGGTTGCGGCGATCAACAAACATGACCAAGATCTATCAACTTTGGGGCCTTGTATTGAGGAAATCAAGTGGTTGCTAACCCACTTTCCACAGGCGAAGGTTTCTTGGATGAGGAGAGAAGCAAATGGAGCCGCTGATAAATTAGCTAAAATTAGCTTAGGTGATGAGGTCTGTAATGTTTGGTGGTATATACCACCGGAGTCTATCCTACAGGTGATCTAAATAATAAAGCGATGTTGATCCTCGAAAAAAAAAACATGAATTATATAGACTTAAAAGATTAAATTCCTCTCAATTTTCCTGTCCGTTTTTCTTAGTAAGTTTGCCATGGTCGACATCACCGAGTGGATTATGATCGTCGTCCTTCTCCATCTCTTTTAAGGACTGCAACGGTAGGCGACCGATAATTTCGGACTAACTGAATATTGGCAAAACTGAAAACACAAACGGTATGTTTCAAAATGCAGGAGTTACAAATTTCTGTGGTGACGACACTCCCCAAAAACGACATAAATAAGGAGACCACGAAATTTAAAACAATCGCAGATGTACAAACCCAGGCAGGTTTGAACAACAAATCATCATGCGAACCAATTTAAACTCGACTCGCTCGAGAACCCCAGATCAGTTTCCAGATTTATTTTGTGCTGCATGTTGATCGATCAGTTCTGCAGCAGGAGGAGCTTGTCGTCGTTGTCCTTGGGCTTGGCGAGCGTCTGCCTGGAGCGCACGCGCGCCTGCAGCCGCGCCATGGCCTGCATGCAGTGCACCGCCACCTCCGCCTGCCACCGCACGTACGCGCCCCGCGCCACCGCCTGCAGCCTCACCAGGCTCCTCAGCGCCTTGAACGCCCGCCGCGCCTGCAAAACCAAAACGCAGTTTAGATTTAGACATGCAAATCAATCAGGCGTGGAAGTAGCGATCTGGCATGGTGAGCACGCACAAGGTGGGCGCGGAAGTAGGCCTGGATGGTGACGGCGGCAACGTCCTCCCGAGAGAAGCCCTCACGGCACAGCAGCGCGTACTCCTCGTTGGAGCAGACCGACTCGTCCTCGTTCGCCGGCGCCGGCTCCACGGCCTTCGCGAGCGGCGCCGCTCTGTGGACCGCCTTGGCGACGTCGCCGTTGCTGCGCGGGTTGGTGGTGCTGTCGCGAACGGCGCCCGAGACCGCGCCGCGCGTCTGCGCCACCGTCTTGCTGGCGGAGCTGAGCCAGCGGCGCCGCGCGGTGCCCGACTTGGACTTGGCGTTGCCGGCCTGCGCGGGCGCGGTGGTGGTCACGCAGCACACGCGCTGCGTCCGCCCGATCGGCGTCGAAGGGGTTCCCGGCGTCCGCGCGGGAGGAGGAGCCAGCGCCGCTCCAGCCGAAGCAGCAGCCGCCACGGGAGTCCTTGCGGGAGGAGGAGCAACCAGCGCCGCTCCAGCCGACGGAGCAGCTGCCACAGGAGTCctcgcaggaggaggaggagcaactAGCGGCGCTCCAGCCGACGCAGCAGCTGACACGGGAGTCTTCACCGGAGGAACAGCCAGCGCCGCTCCAGCCGATGCAGCAGCTGCCACGGGAGTCCTCGCGGGAGCAGCAGGCGCCGCCGCTCGCGCTAGAACAGCGGGTTCCGCGGGCGCCGGCGCTGGTGCCGGAGTGAAGCGGCGGACCTGCTGCGCGCGGCGCGGGGTGCGGGAGCGGACGCCGCAGAGGCGCCTCGCGGAGGGCGTCTTGGGGGTGCGCGGCGTGCGGACGGCGTCCCCGGTGCCGCAGCAGCTGGTGAGCGGCGTGCGCACGCTGCTGTTGTCCGCGTCGACGGGGGCGAGGCCGCTGCCCCCGGATGGGCGGTGATGGGCGCCGATGCAGCAAATGCAAGCCGCGCTGCTGCGGCGGCGGGCGTCGCCGGAGGGCTTCGACGGCATGAGGCAGCACAGCGCCCGCGTCCTCGGCATTGCAAAGTCGTCGTTGGCGTACCTGATAGAATGCGGTGCGAGTGCTACGACTTGTGGGAATGGCCGGCGAAGGCGGTATAAATGGGCCAGGAGccggccggagaggagggagacgaccgATGCGATGTGCGTGCCTCTACGGACGTGGGCGTCTGTCGGCGTCGGCGTGGCGGTTTTATTTAGGGTTAGCGCGTGTGATCGGGGACAGCTTTGTGAGGCAACGACGAGAACGTGGCGGGATGGATGGATGAGCCATGGAAATGTGAACTGAGTTTtttttttcagaagaaaaaaaggaCGCGACTCGCTGGCACCCGGGTGCCAGATTGTTGATCGCGGTACACCCCCTTAAAAGGAAAACACTCATGCGAGCTGTCGTACGTGAGTGAATGAAAATCGCACTCGCGTCCGCCTCGCAAACAAAAAAGATTCTGTCCCCACCAAATTAAGGACCAAATCAACGCAGCTGGGCGCCACTTCCCAAACCCCACCCGCGTCCAGCCTACGCTAACCTCAGGTAGCATCATACCTACCCCACGCATCTGGACCCTTCTCCCTCCTCCTTACCCCCTTGCAAGCCAATACTAATCAAAATCAATCGTATGTGTGTATGGTAGCTACAAATCATGGTAGTTGATGCCGAGCAACAAGAAAAAAATTCAATTTAGCTATCATATGAAGCAAGGGAGGACCGGATCTAGCTTTTGGAGTGGCCCCCAAAGTACCTTGTTGCTGGACATCGCGGGTGGGAGCACAGACGCAAGAGGCCTGTCCTCCGGCGGAGGAGTTGAGCTGAGGGCcgcgcggccggccggccggccgtggCGCAGCACGACTAGGTCGATGCGAATGAGATGGGGAAAAGCGGTGTTGTAGGAGGAGGGTTTGCTGTTTTGCGTTTTCTGCCGATGTGGTGTCGTGATAAGGTACGCGAAGCCTGTTATTTACCGCGAAAACTGTGGGTGAGCGAGCGGCGCGCGCTTTTCTTCCCGCCAGGATTCTTTCCGAGAGGTCGAACTTCTTtggctcctccttctcctccacaaaaagctagggtttttgcctcccgccgccgccgccgcaggtccgcctcctcTCCGATGGCCTTAGGGTCATGGGGGCGCAGTGGATCTCGACAAGggtcggcgggagggctccgtttttaatcgtttctttcagttttgctagggtttgtgtcctgctcaggaagacgagacggcggcggctccctgtagatggaataaaggtcttcccgcctagcccccgttccggcgatGCGTCTAGCATctttggtgggcgtgtggaggtgtgtctccggcggatctatctttgatggatttgctcggatctcgtcgttgttcgtctacgttcgtgtgtcttcggattggttttttctgatctacgttattcttcatctgcgacggttgctgttctggtgcgctggtcctacggggccttagcacgacgacttcccgactgtctactacaacaagttgtgcccgactccggcgatggaggggcgatgacggcggcgagccttcggctcgcttcagtgctggtagttgtcgctaggtggtctacggatctggatgtaatttctattatttctggtattcgttgtactgccatgattgaagatgaatagatcgaaaattttctcaaaaaaaaaggtcGAACTTCTTGGAAAATTTCCTATGAAATACAGAAGGGAAACTTCCACAGGATATATTCCTGAGGAttgaattcctgtaaatcaaacAACCATCACAGGAAAAAATCCATA is a genomic window containing:
- the LOC123089434 gene encoding acyl transferase 1; protein product: MVTFTARRGEPELVRPARPTPTETKALSDLDDQWTLRFYESIVGFFRAPPGEAPRPGKVARGIKAAVAAALVYYYPMAGRLRKLPGGNRLAVDCTGEGVAFVEASADVRLQDLGQPLVPPYPCVEEFLGDCGDTRDVIGKPLLFLQVTQLKCGGFVIGLHMCHCIADGFGILQFIKTIADFGCGELIPTTLPVWKRDIFTARMPPSIAHVYPAYKSFLHGLECTGDDVMLSTPPECMEVQYLFFGPNEIEILRSHVPEHLSKSTTTFELITAVMWRCRTLALGYESTQKVRVMFTLNTRGRSINGESAVPRGYYGNAHFSPMVEVTVEELAAKPLGHILELMRQVKLDTTKDRMKSMVDLMALWRERSPFGMDRTYEVSDTKWVGGNALQFGKAELVAAGTPHAGDFTSKLISYHTKCKNKDGEDSTVVSILLPKPAMEKFTMEMAFWLKK
- the LOC123089436 gene encoding protein IQ-DOMAIN 14 — translated: MPRTRALCCLMPSKPSGDARRRSSAACICCIGAHHRPSGGSGLAPVDADNSSVRTPLTSCCGTGDAVRTPRTPKTPSARRLCGVRSRTPRRAQQVRRFTPAPAPAPAEPAVLARAAAPAAPARTPVAAAASAGAALAVPPVKTPVSAAASAGAPLVAPPPPARTPVAAAPSAGAALVAPPPARTPVAAAASAGAALAPPPARTPGTPSTPIGRTQRVCCVTTTAPAQAGNAKSKSGTARRRWLSSASKTVAQTRGAVSGAVRDSTTNPRSNGDVAKAVHRAAPLAKAVEPAPANEDESVCSNEEYALLCREGFSREDVAAVTIQAYFRAHLARRAFKALRSLVRLQAVARGAYVRWQAEVAVHCMQAMARLQARVRSRQTLAKPKDNDDKLLLLQN